A window of the Puniceicoccaceae bacterium genome harbors these coding sequences:
- a CDS encoding MFS transporter, whose product MSSRPSKPPAPSSTHRTTRPEDRVGFWEKTALGVGFLPIFFGNAAVKSFALPVYQMTLGMNPVIFGLVMAIPRFWDAITDPVVGYLSDNLHSKWGRRRPLIVIGALLQALAFGVIWMVPESLGELGQVVYLSLSLIVFYTCYTIFSVPFISLSYEMTPDYDERTRVQAYGGFFGKIGEFLYQWIFPLTQLAAFGSVLVGVRVVGWSVGILIMGMVAVIPGLFVKERYYHKARKQEHIPLWPSMVASFRNQAFLVLVGLTVLQILAGMMASSI is encoded by the coding sequence TCGAGCACTCATCGCACGACGCGCCCTGAGGATCGGGTGGGGTTCTGGGAAAAAACGGCATTGGGCGTAGGCTTCCTGCCCATCTTTTTCGGGAATGCAGCCGTCAAGAGCTTCGCACTTCCCGTCTATCAGATGACGCTCGGCATGAATCCGGTGATCTTCGGTCTGGTGATGGCAATCCCACGATTCTGGGATGCCATCACCGATCCGGTCGTCGGCTACCTTTCGGATAACCTGCACAGCAAATGGGGCCGGCGGCGACCGCTGATCGTGATCGGTGCCTTGCTGCAGGCACTTGCCTTTGGCGTGATCTGGATGGTGCCCGAATCCCTGGGAGAACTGGGCCAGGTGGTCTATCTCTCACTCAGCCTCATTGTGTTTTACACCTGCTACACGATCTTCTCGGTTCCGTTCATCAGTCTGAGCTACGAGATGACGCCCGACTACGACGAGCGTACTCGTGTGCAGGCCTATGGCGGGTTTTTCGGAAAAATCGGAGAGTTTCTCTACCAGTGGATTTTTCCGCTCACCCAGCTGGCCGCTTTTGGATCTGTCCTCGTAGGAGTGCGTGTGGTTGGCTGGAGTGTGGGCATCCTCATCATGGGGATGGTCGCTGTGATTCCAGGTCTCTTTGTCAAGGAGCGCTACTATCACAAGGCACGCAAACAGGAACACATCCCGCTGTGGCCAAGCATGGTCGCGTCGTTCCGCAACCAGGCCTTTCTTGTGCTCGTCGGGCTGACCGTCCTGCAGATCCTTGCAGGCATGATGGCGAGCAGCATC